A genomic window from Prunus persica cultivar Lovell chromosome G2, Prunus_persica_NCBIv2, whole genome shotgun sequence includes:
- the LOC18785958 gene encoding NAC domain-containing protein 83 isoform X5: MGSKCYRKTEGDPMPLGFRFHPTEEELVDYYLKNKRQDRDFNVNHIPEIDICKYDPWEIPGLMFTEQDSPYHDMEWFFFSLRDYKYTNSNRSNRATPHGSWKITGKERMIRARGSNAVIGTKRTMTFYERGVPKSKKTNWVMHEYNLFESEASPDPQLAERDFVLCRTKKNPDKKDTSVFAEGEPSSYNLYNCEDEAAADVTPESQDHSPSTLQSPAYIELGDVLQVNVLHEDCKDMQSPFGDNDYSVTDKNYFSTFDEGEPHGFTVSDIENEVACDMSQEAQDYYSFTLPSPIYSELGSVPHFDVYNNEWKSTYANFENQTTDERISEECPQPKENLRSILSASQLEDYTSQTLMDTEEYQMRPCEIGREGAAGMNWEGSFFNIFP, from the exons aTGGGAAGCAAGTGCTACAGAAAAACAGAAGGGGATCCAATGCCACTAGGGTTCAGATTCCATCCCACTGAAGAGGAATTAGTGGACTATTATTTGAAGAACAAGAGACAGGACAGGGATTTTAATGTTAACCACATCCCCGAGATCGATATCTGCAAGTACGACCCTTGGGAAATACCTG GGCTCATGTTCACAGAGCAAGACTCTCCATATCATGATATGGAGTGGTTCTTCTTCAGCCTAAGGGATTACAAGTACACCAACAGCAATCGCTCCAACAGGGCCACACCGCATGGCTCCTGGAAAATCACTGGGAAGGAACGTATGATCAGGGCTCGAGGGTCCAATGCTGTTATTGGGACAAAGAGGACCATGACCTTCTATGAACGTGGTGTGCCGAAATCAAAGAAGACCAACTGGGTCATGCACGAGTATAATCTCTTTGAAAGTGAAGCCAGTCCTGATCCTCAGCTGGCCGAG AGGGATTTTGTTCTCTGTCGAACGAAGAAAAACCCTGATAAGAAGGATACTTCAGTCTTCGCTGAAGGTGAACCTAGCAGCTACAATTTGTATAATTGTGAAGATGAAGCTGCTGCTGATGTGACTCCAGAG TCACAGGATCACAGCCCCTCCACACTGCAATCACCAGCATACATAGAGCTGGGAGATGTTCTGCAAGTTAATGTCCTTCATGAAGATTGTAAAGATATGCAATCACCATTTGGAGATAATGACTACTCAGTTACCGAtaagaattatttttcaacCTTTGATGAAGGTGAACCCCATGGCTTCACCGTTTCTGATATCGAAAATGAAGTCGCATGTGATATGTCTCAAGAG GCACAGGATTACTACTCCTTCACACTGCCGTCACCAATATACAGCGAACTGGGAAGTGTCCCTCATTTTGATGTCTATAATAATGAATGGAAATCTACATATgctaattttgaaaatcaaactaCAGATGAAAGGATTTCGGAG GAATGTCCTCAGCCAAAAGAGAATCTAAGATCAATCTTATCTGCATCTCAGCTAGAGGATTACACATCGCAGACGCTAATGGACAC AGAAGAATATCAAATGAGGCCTTGTGAAATAGGCAGAGAAGGGGCAGCTGGGATGAATTGGGAGGGCTCATTCTTTAATATTTTCCCCTGA
- the LOC18785958 gene encoding NAC domain-containing protein 83 isoform X1, giving the protein MGSKCYRKTEGDPMPLGFRFHPTEEELVDYYLKNKRQDRDFNVNHIPEIDICKYDPWEIPGLMFTEQDSPYHDMEWFFFSLRDYKYTNSNRSNRATPHGSWKITGKERMIRARGSNAVIGTKRTMTFYERGVPKSKKTNWVMHEYNLFESEASPDPQLAERDFVLCRTKKNPDKKDTSVFAEGEPSSYNLYNCEDEAAADVTPESQDHSPSTLQSPAYIELGDVLQVNVLHEDCKDMQSPFGDNDYSVTDKNYFSTFDEGEPHGFTVSDIENEVACDMSQELYAQQEKNSYRLTPQSPTFRNLEDFMYINASDFGNETANNMVLEQAQDYYSFTLPSPIYSELGSVPHFDVYNNEWKSTYANFENQTTDERISEECPQPKENLRSILSASQLEDYTSQTLMDTEEYQMRPCEIGREGAAGMNWEGSFFNIFP; this is encoded by the exons aTGGGAAGCAAGTGCTACAGAAAAACAGAAGGGGATCCAATGCCACTAGGGTTCAGATTCCATCCCACTGAAGAGGAATTAGTGGACTATTATTTGAAGAACAAGAGACAGGACAGGGATTTTAATGTTAACCACATCCCCGAGATCGATATCTGCAAGTACGACCCTTGGGAAATACCTG GGCTCATGTTCACAGAGCAAGACTCTCCATATCATGATATGGAGTGGTTCTTCTTCAGCCTAAGGGATTACAAGTACACCAACAGCAATCGCTCCAACAGGGCCACACCGCATGGCTCCTGGAAAATCACTGGGAAGGAACGTATGATCAGGGCTCGAGGGTCCAATGCTGTTATTGGGACAAAGAGGACCATGACCTTCTATGAACGTGGTGTGCCGAAATCAAAGAAGACCAACTGGGTCATGCACGAGTATAATCTCTTTGAAAGTGAAGCCAGTCCTGATCCTCAGCTGGCCGAG AGGGATTTTGTTCTCTGTCGAACGAAGAAAAACCCTGATAAGAAGGATACTTCAGTCTTCGCTGAAGGTGAACCTAGCAGCTACAATTTGTATAATTGTGAAGATGAAGCTGCTGCTGATGTGACTCCAGAG TCACAGGATCACAGCCCCTCCACACTGCAATCACCAGCATACATAGAGCTGGGAGATGTTCTGCAAGTTAATGTCCTTCATGAAGATTGTAAAGATATGCAATCACCATTTGGAGATAATGACTACTCAGTTACCGAtaagaattatttttcaacCTTTGATGAAGGTGAACCCCATGGCTTCACCGTTTCTGATATCGAAAATGAAGTCGCATGTGATATGTCTCAAGAG CTATATGCTcagcaagaaaaaaacagcTATAGGCTCACACCTCAGTCACCAACATTCAGGAATCTGGAAGATTTTATGTATATTAATGCCTCTGATTTTGGAAATGAAACTGCAAATAATATGGTTCTAGAG CAGGCACAGGATTACTACTCCTTCACACTGCCGTCACCAATATACAGCGAACTGGGAAGTGTCCCTCATTTTGATGTCTATAATAATGAATGGAAATCTACATATgctaattttgaaaatcaaactaCAGATGAAAGGATTTCGGAG GAATGTCCTCAGCCAAAAGAGAATCTAAGATCAATCTTATCTGCATCTCAGCTAGAGGATTACACATCGCAGACGCTAATGGACAC AGAAGAATATCAAATGAGGCCTTGTGAAATAGGCAGAGAAGGGGCAGCTGGGATGAATTGGGAGGGCTCATTCTTTAATATTTTCCCCTGA
- the LOC18785958 gene encoding NAC domain-containing protein 83 isoform X3: protein MGSKCYRKTEGDPMPLGFRFHPTEEELVDYYLKNKRQDRDFNVNHIPEIDICKYDPWEIPGLMFTEQDSPYHDMEWFFFSLRDYKYTNSNRSNRATPHGSWKITGKERMIRARGSNAVIGTKRTMTFYERGVPKSKKTNWVMHEYNLFESEASPDPQLAERDFVLCRTKKNPDKKDTSVFAEGEPSSYNLYNCEDEAAADVTPEDHSPSTLQSPAYIELGDVLQVNVLHEDCKDMQSPFGDNDYSVTDKNYFSTFDEGEPHGFTVSDIENEVACDMSQELYAQQEKNSYRLTPQSPTFRNLEDFMYINASDFGNETANNMVLEQAQDYYSFTLPSPIYSELGSVPHFDVYNNEWKSTYANFENQTTDERISEECPQPKENLRSILSASQLEDYTSQTLMDTEEYQMRPCEIGREGAAGMNWEGSFFNIFP from the exons aTGGGAAGCAAGTGCTACAGAAAAACAGAAGGGGATCCAATGCCACTAGGGTTCAGATTCCATCCCACTGAAGAGGAATTAGTGGACTATTATTTGAAGAACAAGAGACAGGACAGGGATTTTAATGTTAACCACATCCCCGAGATCGATATCTGCAAGTACGACCCTTGGGAAATACCTG GGCTCATGTTCACAGAGCAAGACTCTCCATATCATGATATGGAGTGGTTCTTCTTCAGCCTAAGGGATTACAAGTACACCAACAGCAATCGCTCCAACAGGGCCACACCGCATGGCTCCTGGAAAATCACTGGGAAGGAACGTATGATCAGGGCTCGAGGGTCCAATGCTGTTATTGGGACAAAGAGGACCATGACCTTCTATGAACGTGGTGTGCCGAAATCAAAGAAGACCAACTGGGTCATGCACGAGTATAATCTCTTTGAAAGTGAAGCCAGTCCTGATCCTCAGCTGGCCGAG AGGGATTTTGTTCTCTGTCGAACGAAGAAAAACCCTGATAAGAAGGATACTTCAGTCTTCGCTGAAGGTGAACCTAGCAGCTACAATTTGTATAATTGTGAAGATGAAGCTGCTGCTGATGTGACTCCAGAG GATCACAGCCCCTCCACACTGCAATCACCAGCATACATAGAGCTGGGAGATGTTCTGCAAGTTAATGTCCTTCATGAAGATTGTAAAGATATGCAATCACCATTTGGAGATAATGACTACTCAGTTACCGAtaagaattatttttcaacCTTTGATGAAGGTGAACCCCATGGCTTCACCGTTTCTGATATCGAAAATGAAGTCGCATGTGATATGTCTCAAGAG CTATATGCTcagcaagaaaaaaacagcTATAGGCTCACACCTCAGTCACCAACATTCAGGAATCTGGAAGATTTTATGTATATTAATGCCTCTGATTTTGGAAATGAAACTGCAAATAATATGGTTCTAGAG CAGGCACAGGATTACTACTCCTTCACACTGCCGTCACCAATATACAGCGAACTGGGAAGTGTCCCTCATTTTGATGTCTATAATAATGAATGGAAATCTACATATgctaattttgaaaatcaaactaCAGATGAAAGGATTTCGGAG GAATGTCCTCAGCCAAAAGAGAATCTAAGATCAATCTTATCTGCATCTCAGCTAGAGGATTACACATCGCAGACGCTAATGGACAC AGAAGAATATCAAATGAGGCCTTGTGAAATAGGCAGAGAAGGGGCAGCTGGGATGAATTGGGAGGGCTCATTCTTTAATATTTTCCCCTGA
- the LOC18785958 gene encoding NAC domain-containing protein 83 isoform X4 has protein sequence MGSKCYRKTEGDPMPLGFRFHPTEEELVDYYLKNKRQDRDFNVNHIPEIDICKYDPWEIPGLMFTEQDSPYHDMEWFFFSLRDYKYTNSNRSNRATPHGSWKITGKERMIRARGSNAVIGTKRTMTFYERGVPKSKKTNWVMHEYNLFESEASPDPQLAERDFVLCRTKKNPDKKDTSVFAEGEPSSYNLYNCEDEAAADVTPESQDHSPSTLQSPAYIELGDVLQVNVLHEDCKDMQSPFGDNDYSVTDKNYFSTFDEGEPHGFTVSDIENEVACDMSQEQAQDYYSFTLPSPIYSELGSVPHFDVYNNEWKSTYANFENQTTDERISEECPQPKENLRSILSASQLEDYTSQTLMDTEEYQMRPCEIGREGAAGMNWEGSFFNIFP, from the exons aTGGGAAGCAAGTGCTACAGAAAAACAGAAGGGGATCCAATGCCACTAGGGTTCAGATTCCATCCCACTGAAGAGGAATTAGTGGACTATTATTTGAAGAACAAGAGACAGGACAGGGATTTTAATGTTAACCACATCCCCGAGATCGATATCTGCAAGTACGACCCTTGGGAAATACCTG GGCTCATGTTCACAGAGCAAGACTCTCCATATCATGATATGGAGTGGTTCTTCTTCAGCCTAAGGGATTACAAGTACACCAACAGCAATCGCTCCAACAGGGCCACACCGCATGGCTCCTGGAAAATCACTGGGAAGGAACGTATGATCAGGGCTCGAGGGTCCAATGCTGTTATTGGGACAAAGAGGACCATGACCTTCTATGAACGTGGTGTGCCGAAATCAAAGAAGACCAACTGGGTCATGCACGAGTATAATCTCTTTGAAAGTGAAGCCAGTCCTGATCCTCAGCTGGCCGAG AGGGATTTTGTTCTCTGTCGAACGAAGAAAAACCCTGATAAGAAGGATACTTCAGTCTTCGCTGAAGGTGAACCTAGCAGCTACAATTTGTATAATTGTGAAGATGAAGCTGCTGCTGATGTGACTCCAGAG TCACAGGATCACAGCCCCTCCACACTGCAATCACCAGCATACATAGAGCTGGGAGATGTTCTGCAAGTTAATGTCCTTCATGAAGATTGTAAAGATATGCAATCACCATTTGGAGATAATGACTACTCAGTTACCGAtaagaattatttttcaacCTTTGATGAAGGTGAACCCCATGGCTTCACCGTTTCTGATATCGAAAATGAAGTCGCATGTGATATGTCTCAAGAG CAGGCACAGGATTACTACTCCTTCACACTGCCGTCACCAATATACAGCGAACTGGGAAGTGTCCCTCATTTTGATGTCTATAATAATGAATGGAAATCTACATATgctaattttgaaaatcaaactaCAGATGAAAGGATTTCGGAG GAATGTCCTCAGCCAAAAGAGAATCTAAGATCAATCTTATCTGCATCTCAGCTAGAGGATTACACATCGCAGACGCTAATGGACAC AGAAGAATATCAAATGAGGCCTTGTGAAATAGGCAGAGAAGGGGCAGCTGGGATGAATTGGGAGGGCTCATTCTTTAATATTTTCCCCTGA
- the LOC18785958 gene encoding NAC domain-containing protein 83 isoform X2, giving the protein MGSKCYRKTEGDPMPLGFRFHPTEEELVDYYLKNKRQDRDFNVNHIPEIDICKYDPWEIPGLMFTEQDSPYHDMEWFFFSLRDYKYTNSNRSNRATPHGSWKITGKERMIRARGSNAVIGTKRTMTFYERGVPKSKKTNWVMHEYNLFESEASPDPQLAERDFVLCRTKKNPDKKDTSVFAEGEPSSYNLYNCEDEAAADVTPESQDHSPSTLQSPAYIELGDVLQVNVLHEDCKDMQSPFGDNDYSVTDKNYFSTFDEGEPHGFTVSDIENEVACDMSQELYAQQEKNSYRLTPQSPTFRNLEDFMYINASDFGNETANNMVLEAQDYYSFTLPSPIYSELGSVPHFDVYNNEWKSTYANFENQTTDERISEECPQPKENLRSILSASQLEDYTSQTLMDTEEYQMRPCEIGREGAAGMNWEGSFFNIFP; this is encoded by the exons aTGGGAAGCAAGTGCTACAGAAAAACAGAAGGGGATCCAATGCCACTAGGGTTCAGATTCCATCCCACTGAAGAGGAATTAGTGGACTATTATTTGAAGAACAAGAGACAGGACAGGGATTTTAATGTTAACCACATCCCCGAGATCGATATCTGCAAGTACGACCCTTGGGAAATACCTG GGCTCATGTTCACAGAGCAAGACTCTCCATATCATGATATGGAGTGGTTCTTCTTCAGCCTAAGGGATTACAAGTACACCAACAGCAATCGCTCCAACAGGGCCACACCGCATGGCTCCTGGAAAATCACTGGGAAGGAACGTATGATCAGGGCTCGAGGGTCCAATGCTGTTATTGGGACAAAGAGGACCATGACCTTCTATGAACGTGGTGTGCCGAAATCAAAGAAGACCAACTGGGTCATGCACGAGTATAATCTCTTTGAAAGTGAAGCCAGTCCTGATCCTCAGCTGGCCGAG AGGGATTTTGTTCTCTGTCGAACGAAGAAAAACCCTGATAAGAAGGATACTTCAGTCTTCGCTGAAGGTGAACCTAGCAGCTACAATTTGTATAATTGTGAAGATGAAGCTGCTGCTGATGTGACTCCAGAG TCACAGGATCACAGCCCCTCCACACTGCAATCACCAGCATACATAGAGCTGGGAGATGTTCTGCAAGTTAATGTCCTTCATGAAGATTGTAAAGATATGCAATCACCATTTGGAGATAATGACTACTCAGTTACCGAtaagaattatttttcaacCTTTGATGAAGGTGAACCCCATGGCTTCACCGTTTCTGATATCGAAAATGAAGTCGCATGTGATATGTCTCAAGAG CTATATGCTcagcaagaaaaaaacagcTATAGGCTCACACCTCAGTCACCAACATTCAGGAATCTGGAAGATTTTATGTATATTAATGCCTCTGATTTTGGAAATGAAACTGCAAATAATATGGTTCTAGAG GCACAGGATTACTACTCCTTCACACTGCCGTCACCAATATACAGCGAACTGGGAAGTGTCCCTCATTTTGATGTCTATAATAATGAATGGAAATCTACATATgctaattttgaaaatcaaactaCAGATGAAAGGATTTCGGAG GAATGTCCTCAGCCAAAAGAGAATCTAAGATCAATCTTATCTGCATCTCAGCTAGAGGATTACACATCGCAGACGCTAATGGACAC AGAAGAATATCAAATGAGGCCTTGTGAAATAGGCAGAGAAGGGGCAGCTGGGATGAATTGGGAGGGCTCATTCTTTAATATTTTCCCCTGA